From a region of the Micropterus dolomieu isolate WLL.071019.BEF.003 ecotype Adirondacks linkage group LG21, ASM2129224v1, whole genome shotgun sequence genome:
- the specc1la gene encoding cytospin-A: MKKSVRPAVSKVSGDRGKAEAAAATGPGKPAAKTSTTAPLSKVKSNDDLLAAMAGGNPASNNAVTKAKRTASIGTNASNLDSKPKTTSGTSSKRSTASISKETNSSRDRLRTSRTSANKKQLVSGTVAGDVASGKRSRGQILAESDGRMSKSKSDGQISDKVALEAKVKDLVGLAKSKDVEILHLRSELRDMRAQLGLGGNEAMPQEEAGEEEKPQVSVITAADVESTLILLQEQNQAIREELNLLKSENRMLKDRLNALGFSLEQRLDGSDKLFNYASLSPDLAAGSGQSDGGGTGTLTSSVEGSAPGSLEDLLTGHQHGGSADNLDSESSEVYQAVTSSDDALDAPSGASSSSESECAPSRECSRRGSSGNASEVSVACLTERIHQMEENQHSTAEELQATLQELADLQQITQELNGENERLGEEKVILMDSLCQQSDKLELYGRQIEYLRSLLDEHHISYVLEEDIKSGRYMELEQRYADLADNARFDREQLLGVQQHLSNTLKMAEQDNAEAQEMIGALKERNHQMERIMESERQGRAAMAAALEEYKAAVSNDQAELSRCRTQLDQERQRVAELYSLHTAGDKNDICQLLEGVRLGKEEAEAKAAKLQEELEQAHSELTRLQETCSKLDREYRDFQEQVQQQMAEQERALEKQRGELQEKETEIADMKETIFELEDEVEQHRALKLHDNLIITDLENSVKKLQDQKHDMEREIKILHRRLREESMEWRQFQADLQTAVVIANDIKSEAQEEIGDLRRRLQEALEKNEKLSKELDEVKSRKQDEERGRVYNYMNAVERDLAALRQGMGLSRRSSTSSEPSPTVKTLIKSFDSASQSPPTNGASVAPTASAAPLPRTPLSPSPMKTPPAAAVSPIQRHSITGSMSAAKPLSSMSDKRPSYTDITMPAEHLLRGTSASRPPSALQRVSNMDSTKAISVSRRSSEEIKRDMSASDGASSTSLLAMSTASSPLSLSSSSPTASITPTARSRLREERKDPLSALAREYGGSKRNALLKWCQKKTEGYQNIDITNFSSSWNDGLAFCAVLHTYLPAHIPYQELTSQEKRRNFTLAFQAAESVGIKCTLDINEMVHTERPDWQSVMTYVTAIYKYFET; the protein is encoded by the exons ATGAAGAAGTCGGTCCGGCCAGCGGTGAGTAAGGTGAGCGGAGATCGAGGGAAGGCAGAGGCCGCGGCTGCCACTGGGCCCGGAAAACCTGCAGCCAAGACCAGCACCACCGCACCTCTGTCTAAG GTGAAGAGCAATGATGATCTTTTAGCAGCTATGGCTGGAGGAAATCCTGCATCAAATAATGCTGTCACCAAGGCCAAGAGGACTGCCTCTATTGGGACTAATGCTAGCAACCTAGACAGCAAGCCAAAGACAACATCAG GTACTTCATCCAAGCGGTCGACAGCTTCGATCTCAAAGGAGACAAATTCATCAAGGGACCGTCTCCGGACATCCAGGACCTCAGCCAATAAGAAGCAGTTAGTATCAGGGACTGTAGCAGGGGATGTGGCCTCAGGGAAGCGCTCTCGCGGCCAGATCCTGGCAGAGTCTGATGGCCGTATGAGCAAGTCCAAATCCGATGGCCAGATCAGTGATAAGGTGGCTCTGGAGGCCAAAGTAAAAGACCTGGTGGGTTTGGCTAAAAGCAAAGACGTGGAGATCCTCCACCTTCGCAGCGAGCTGAGGGACATGAGGGCCCAGCTTGGCTTGGGAGGGAACGAAGCAATGCCCCAGGAAGAAGCTGGGGAGGAAGAGAAGCCCCAGGTGTCAGtcatcacagcagcagatgtgGAGTCCACTCTTATTCTCTTACAAGAGCAGAACCAGGCCATCAGAGAGGAGCTGAACCTGCTCAAGAGTGAGAACCGAATGCTAAAGGACCGGCTCAATGCGCTGGGCTTCTCTCTGGAGCAGAGGCTGGATGGGTCTGACAAGCTGTTTAACTACGCCTCCCTGAGCCCGGACCTGGCAGCAGGCAGCGGGCAGAGCGATGGCGGAGGAACAGGAACGCTGACCTCCTCAGTTGAAGGCTCTGCCCCCGGCTCTTTGGAGGATCTGCTCACAGGACACCAACATGGAGGCTCGGCAGACAACCTCGACAGTGAATCTAGCGAGGTCTACCAGGCAGTCACCTCCAGTGATGACGCTCTGGACGCCCCGTCTGGAGCCTCCTCATCATCCGAGTCGGAGTGCGCCCCCAGCAGGGAGTGCTCACGGAGAGGCAGCAGTGGCAATGCCAGCGAGGTGTCAGTGGCCTGTCTGACAGAGCGCATCCACCAGATGGAAGAGAACCAGCATAGCACTGCTGAGGAGCTCCAGGCCACATTACAGGAGCTGGCTGACCTGCAGCAAATCACCCAGGAGCTGAACGGAGAGAACGAGCGGCTAGGCGAAGAGAAGGTGATCCTCATGGATTCCCTGTGCCAACAGAGCGACAAGCTGGAGCTGTACGGTCGACAGATTGAGTACCTGCGCTCTCTGCTGGATGAGCATCATATATCGTATGTGCTAGAGGAGGACATCAAGAGTGGCCGCTACATGGAGCTGGAGCAGCGCTACGCAGACCTGGCAGATAATGCCCGCTTTGATAGAGAGCAGCTGCTGGGGGTTCAGCAGCACCTGTCCAACACGCTGAAGATGGCTGAACAGGACAACGCAGAGGCCCAGGAGATGATCGGAGCACTGAAAGAGAGAAACCACCAGATGGAGCGCATCATGGAGTCAGAGCGACAGGGTCGAGCTGCCATGGCGGCCGCACTTGAGGAGTACAAGGCAGCAGTGAGCAATGACCAGGCGGAGCTGAGCCGTTGCAGAACCCAGCTGGACCAGGAGAGGCAGAGGGTGGCCGAGCTGTACTCTCTTCACACTGCAGGGGACAAAAATGACATCTGCCAGCTGCTTGAAGGAGTTCGTCTGGGGAAAGAAGAGGCTGAGGCCAAGGCGGCGAAGttgcaggaggagctggaacaagCCCACAGTGAACTCACCCGGCTGCAGGAGACCTGCAGTAAG CTGGACAGGGAATACAGAGACTTCCAGGAACAGGTGCAGCAGCAGATGGCCGAGCAGGAGCGCGCGCTGGAGAAGCAGCGCGGGGAGCTGCAGGAGAAAGAGACTGAGATCGCAGACATGAAGGAAACCATCTTTGAGCTTGAGGATGAGGTAGAGCAGCACCGAGCTCTTAAACTCCACGACAACCTCATCATCACAGACCTCGAGA ACTCTGTGAAGAAGCTGCAGGACCAGAAGCACgacatggagagagagattaagaTTCTTCACCGCAGACTGAGG GAGGAGTCGATGGAGTGGCGTCAGTTCCAGGCTGATCTGCAGACAGCCGTTGTCATTGCTAATGACATCAAGTCCGAAGCACAGGAGGAGATTGGAGACCTGCGGCGCCGGCTGCAGGAAGCCCTGGAGAAGAATGAGAAGCTGAGCAAAGAGCTGGACGAGGTCAAGAGCCGCAA GCAGGACGAGGAGAGAGGTAGAGTGTATAACTACATGAATGCTGTGGAGAGGGACCTGGCTGCTCTCAGACAGGGGATGGGTCTCAGCCGGCgatcctccacctcctcagaGCCCTCGCCCACCGTCAAAACACTCATCAAGAGCTTCGACAGTGCCTCACAAA GTCCCCCAACCAATGGTGCCTCTGTGGCTCCAACAGCCTCAGCTGCCCCGCTACCACGCACCCCGCTCAGCCCCAGTCCTATGAAGACGCCCccagcagctgctgtttcacCCATACAG agACACTCCATAACTGGGTCTATGTCAGCTGCCAAGCCGCTCTCCTCCATGAGTGATAAGAGGCCCAGCTACACAGACATCACCATGCCAG CTGAGCACCTCCTCAGGGGAACCTCAGCTAGCCGGCCTCCGTCTGCCCTCCAGAGGGTCTCCAACATGGACTCCACTAAGGCAATCTCAG TGTCCCGCCGGAGCAGTGAGGAGATAAAGAGGGACATGTCTGCTTCAGACGGGGCCTCCTCAACCTCCCTGTTGGCTATGAGTACTGCCTCCTCCCcgctctccctgtcctcctcctcccccaccgCCTCCATCACTCCCACAGCACGCAGCCGCCTAAG agaagagagaaaggacCCGCTGTCAGCACTGGCCAGAGAGTACGGAGGCTCCAAGAGAAATGCTTTGCTAAAGTGGTGCCAGAAGAAGACTGAGGGTTATCAG aACATTGATATCACAAacttcagcagcagctggaaTGATGGCCTGGCCTTCTGCGCCGTTCTCCACACCTACCTGCCTGCACACATCCCCTACCAAGAGCTCACCAGCCAAGAGAAG AGGAGGAACTTCACCTTAGCCTTCCAGGCTGCAGAGAGTGTGGGCATCAAATGCACTTTG GACATAAATGAGATGGTGCACACAGAGAGGCCAGACTGGCAAAGCGTCATGACTTATGTCACGGCCATCTACAAGTACTTTGAGACCTGA
- the LOC123959790 gene encoding cytospin-A-like translates to MIQIQLSQLKLDLNAGKTKYHSALRFVTNSIVTLFFQNIDITNFSSSWNDGLAFCAVLHTYLPAHIPYQELTSQEKRRNFTLAFQAAESVGIKCTLDINEMVHTERPDWQSVMTYVTAIYKYFET, encoded by the exons ATGATTCAGATTCAGCTTTCACAACTAAAGCTGGATTTAAATGCTGGTAAAACAAAG TATCATAGTGCACTCAGATTTGTTACAAACTCGATCGtcactttattttttcagaACATTGATATCACAAacttcagcagcagctggaaTGATGGCCTGGCCTTCTGCGCCGTTCTCCACACCTACCTGCCTGCACACATCCCCTACCAAGAGCTCACCAGCCAAGAGAAG AGGAGGAACTTCACCTTAGCCTTCCAGGCTGCAGAGAGTGTGGGCATCAAATGCACTTTG GACATAAATGAGATGGTGCACACAGAGAGGCCAGACTGGCAAAGCGTCATGACTTATGTCACGGCCATCTACAAGTACTTTGAGACCTGA